A genomic segment from Bos mutus isolate GX-2022 chromosome 14, NWIPB_WYAK_1.1, whole genome shotgun sequence encodes:
- the RNF139 gene encoding E3 ubiquitin-protein ligase RNF139, with protein MAAVGPPQQQVRMAHQQVWAALEVALRVPCLYIIDAIFNTYDSSQSRFCLGLQIFLRLLGIFVSSIVLILSQRSLFKFYMYSSAFLLAATSVLVNYYAALHIDFYGAYNTSAFGIELLPRKGPSLWMALIVLQLTFGIGYITLLQIHSIYSQLIILDLLVPVIGLITELPLHIRETLVFTSSLILTLNTVLVLAVKLKWFYYSTRYVYLLVRHMYRIYGLQLLMEDTWKRIRFPDVLRVFWLTRITAQATVLIYILRMANETDSFFLSWDDFWDLICNLIISGCDSTLTVLGMSAVISSIAHYLGLGILAFIGSTEEDDRRLGFVAPVLFFILALQTGLSGLRPEERLIRLSRNMCLLLTAVLHFIHGMTDPVLMSLSASHVSSLRRHFPVLFVSACLFILPVILSYVLWHHYALNTWLFAVTAFCVELCLKVIVSLTVYTLFMIDGYYNVLWEKLDDYVYYVRSTGNIIEFIFGVVMFGNGAYTMMFESGSKIRACMMCLHAYFNIYLQAKNGWKTFMNRRTAVKKINSLPEIKGSRLQEIDDVCAICYHEFTTSARITPCNHYFHALCLRKWLYIQDTCPMCHQKVYIEDDIKDNTNTSNNNGFIAPNENPEEAVREAAAESDRELNEDDSTDCDDDAQRERNGVIQHTGTAAEELINDDTD; from the coding sequence gtATTTTTGTATCCAGTATTGTTCTGATCTTGTCACAGCGATCACTTTTCAAGTTTTACATGTACAGCTCCGCCTTTCTATTAGCTGCGACTTCAGTGTTGGTAAATTATTATGCTGCTTTGCACATTGACTTCTATGGTGCCTACAACACATCAgcttttggaattgagctgcttCCTCGAAAAGGGCCCTCGCTGTGGATGGCACTCATTGTTCTACAGCTAACGTTTGGAATTGGATACATCACACTACTCCAAATTCATTCCATCTATTCACAGTTAATTATTTTGGATCTCTTGGTTCCTGTAATAGGCTTAATCACAGAACTACCGTTACACATCCGAGAGACTTtagtttttacttcttccttgATTCTCACATTAAATACAGTGCTTGTCTTGGCAGTGAAACTTAAGTGGTTTTATTATTCCACCAGATATGTTTATCTTTTAGTGAGGCACATGTATCGAATTTATGGATTACAGTTATTAATGGAGGACACATGGAAGAGGATTCGTTTCCCAGACGTCCTGCGAGTCTTCTGGCTAACAAGAATTACAGCTCAGGCTACAgtattaatatacattttaagaatgGCCAATGAAACtgattccttctttctctcttgggATGATTTTTGGGACCTCATTTGCAATCTCATAATTAGTGGATGTGACTCTACACTCACGGTACTGGGCATGAGTGCTGTAATTTCCTCAATAGCCCATTATTTGGGTCTTGGAATATTGGCTTTCATTGGGTCAACTGAAGAAGACGATAGGCGACTTGGCTTTGTAgcacctgttttatttttcattttggctcTTCAGACTGGTTTAAGTGGGCTAAGACCAGAAGAGAGACTTATCCGCTTAAGCAGAAACATGTGCCTTTTATTAACAGCAGTCCTGCATTTCATCCATGGAATGACAGACCCCGTATTAATGTCGCTCAGTGCCTCTCATGTGTCATCTCTTCGTAGACATTTTCCTGTGCTCTTTGTTTCTGCTTGCCTGTTTATTCTTCCTGTTATACTCAGTTATGTTCTTTGGCATCACTATGCACTAAATACATGGTTATTTGCAGTTACAGCCTTTTGTGTGGAACTCTGCCTAAAAGTAATAGTTTCTCTCACTGTGTATACGTTATTCATGATTGATGGCTACTATAATGTCCTCTGGGAAAAGCTTGATGATTATGTCTACTATGTTCGTTCAACAGGCAATATTATTGAATTTATATTTGGAGTAGTAATGTTTGGAAATGGGGCTTATACTATGATGTTTGAGTCAGGAAGTAAAATCCGGGCTTGTATGATGTGCTTACATGCCTATTTTAACATCTACTTACAAGCAAAAAATGGCTGGAAGACATTCATGAATCGTAGAActgctgtaaaaaaaattaattcacttCCTGAAATAAAGGGGAGCCGCCTACAAGAAATAGATGACGTATGTGCAATCTGCTACCATGAATTTACAACATCTGCTCGCATCACACCGTGTAATCATTATTTCCATGCACTTTGCCTTCGGAAGTGGCTGTACATTCAAGATACTTGTCCAATGTGCCATCAAAAAGTGTACATTGAAGATGATATCAAGGATAACACAAATACATCTAACAACAATGGATTTATTGCACCCAATGAAAACCCAGAGGAAGCTGTAAGAGAAGCTGCTGCCGAATCTGACAGGGAATTGAATGAAGATGACAGTACAGATTGTGATGACGACgctcagagagaaagaaatggagtgATTCAGCACACGGGCACAGCAGCTGAAGAACTGATTAATGACGATACTGATTAA